One Mycolicibacterium goodii genomic region harbors:
- a CDS encoding O-acetylhomoserine aminocarboxypropyltransferase/cysteine synthase family protein yields MTDRTFGLATRAIHAGQRPDAATGARVTPIYANASFVFNDTDDAANLFALQKYGNIYSRIANPTVAAFEECIASLEGGLGAVATASGLSAQFAVFAALAGAGDHIVSAASLYGGTVTQLDVSLRRFGIDTTFVGGTDPADYAAAITDRTRLIYAEAISNPSGEIADLAGLAQVARDAGLPLVVDSTVATPALCRPIEHGADIVVHSATKFIGGHGTTLGGVAVDAGRFDWGAGKFPQMTEPVASYGGLSWWGNFGEFGFLTKLRSEQLRDLGASLAPQSAFQLLQGVQTLPQRMAAHTANARAVAEWLEADPRVTYVRWAGLPSHPHHDRAKRYLPDGPGAVFAFGVKGGRAAGEKFINSVQLASHLANIGDVRTLVIHPASTTHRQLTDEQLTAGGVGPGLIRISVGIEDVEDIIWDLDQALTQAEKADD; encoded by the coding sequence GTGACTGACCGAACATTCGGCCTGGCCACCCGCGCCATACACGCCGGACAACGTCCGGACGCTGCCACCGGTGCCAGGGTGACGCCGATCTACGCCAACGCCAGCTTCGTCTTCAACGACACCGACGATGCGGCCAACCTGTTCGCGCTGCAGAAGTACGGCAACATCTACAGTCGCATCGCGAATCCGACCGTCGCGGCCTTCGAGGAGTGCATCGCAAGCCTGGAGGGTGGCCTGGGGGCGGTGGCGACGGCCAGCGGTCTGTCCGCGCAGTTCGCGGTGTTCGCCGCGCTTGCGGGCGCCGGTGACCACATCGTGTCGGCCGCGAGCCTGTACGGCGGTACTGTCACGCAACTGGACGTCTCGCTGCGCCGGTTCGGCATCGACACCACGTTCGTCGGTGGCACCGATCCGGCCGACTACGCCGCGGCGATCACCGACCGCACCCGGCTGATCTATGCCGAGGCGATCTCCAACCCCTCCGGCGAGATCGCCGACCTCGCGGGGCTGGCCCAAGTGGCGCGCGACGCCGGTCTGCCGCTCGTCGTGGACAGCACGGTGGCGACCCCGGCGCTGTGCCGGCCCATCGAACACGGCGCCGACATCGTGGTGCACTCGGCCACCAAGTTCATCGGCGGGCACGGCACCACACTGGGCGGTGTCGCGGTCGACGCCGGTCGATTCGACTGGGGTGCAGGCAAATTCCCGCAGATGACCGAGCCCGTCGCGTCCTACGGCGGCTTGAGCTGGTGGGGCAACTTCGGCGAGTTCGGGTTCCTGACCAAGCTGCGCAGCGAGCAGTTGCGTGACCTGGGCGCGTCGCTGGCCCCGCAGTCGGCGTTCCAGCTACTGCAGGGTGTGCAGACGCTGCCGCAGCGGATGGCCGCCCACACCGCGAACGCCCGTGCGGTCGCCGAGTGGCTGGAGGCCGACCCCCGCGTGACGTATGTCCGCTGGGCCGGGCTCCCGTCGCATCCGCATCACGACCGGGCGAAGCGCTACCTGCCCGACGGTCCGGGGGCGGTGTTCGCGTTCGGCGTCAAGGGTGGCCGGGCCGCGGGCGAGAAGTTCATCAACTCCGTGCAACTGGCGAGCCACCTGGCGAACATCGGTGACGTACGCACCCTGGTGATCCATCCCGCCAGCACGACGCACCGCCAGCTCACCGACGAGCAGTTGACCGCGGGCGGCGTCGGCCCCGGGCTCATCCGCATCAGCGTGGGCATCGAGGACGTCGAGGACATCATCTGGGATCTCGACCAGGCACTGACACAAGCGGAGAAAGCCGATGACTGA
- a CDS encoding hemophore, protein MKSAITWAKHDLRRTLGTVFVATAVGGAATAALLGPSATAATDPCAASEVARTVGKVATDTGDYLDEHPQTNQALTTISQQQAGPATLASIKTYLDANPEVAKDLQQLQQPLTTLGTKCKLPVTLPQLLGLVQAVQQQGAGAAGSLPGGHPSTATGGVPGVVGPAQRAPISPVSQGSGPLPGPAVTSSR, encoded by the coding sequence ATGAAGTCGGCCATCACCTGGGCCAAGCACGACCTGCGGCGCACGCTGGGAACGGTCTTCGTGGCGACCGCCGTGGGCGGTGCCGCGACCGCCGCGCTGCTCGGCCCGTCGGCCACGGCCGCGACCGACCCGTGCGCTGCCAGTGAGGTCGCCCGCACGGTCGGCAAGGTGGCCACCGACACCGGCGACTACCTCGACGAGCACCCGCAGACCAACCAGGCGCTGACAACCATCAGCCAGCAGCAGGCCGGGCCCGCGACCCTCGCGTCGATCAAGACGTACCTGGATGCCAATCCCGAGGTCGCCAAAGACCTCCAGCAATTGCAGCAGCCGTTGACGACGCTGGGCACCAAGTGCAAGTTGCCGGTGACGCTGCCTCAGCTCCTGGGCCTCGTCCAGGCCGTCCAACAGCAGGGCGCCGGGGCTGCCGGAAGTTTGCCAGGCGGTCACCCGTCGACGGCGACGGGTGGGGTCCCGGGTGTGGTCGGCCCCGCGCAGCGGGCGCCCATCTCGCCGGTCTCACAGGGTTCTGGACCACTTCCCGGGCCCGCCGTCACCTCCAGCCGCTGA
- a CDS encoding MMPL family transporter: MMRLSSTLRRFRWAVFATWLLLLVPSIYLALNQSSNLTGGGFEVEGSQSLHVQRQLEEHFPDQGASPLALVAAPRADASYEDMNAAVVHLEKIAAEVPSVKIVPNPQQPAPQPDRPYVITLQLDFNNTGAVDVAKQLRQKVGINGEEPGQSENGKVKFYVIGQGALGAAATQATKHDIAAAEKWNMPIVLIVLLAVFGSLAAAALPLMLGICTVVVTMGLVYLLSMFTTMSVFVTSTVSMFGIAVAIDYSLFILMRFREELRAGRDQQDAIDAAMATSGLAVALSGLTVIASVTGIYLINTPVLVSMATGAILAVAIAVLTSTTLTPAVLATFGKAAAKRSSYLHWSRRAEATQSRFWTRWTGAVMRRPWASATAATILLLVLAAPAFDMVLGNSMQRQFEPTHEIRGGVNAAADALGPGALGPVRVLVTFPGDGDASGPTETAAVEAVRQQMTKAPNVISVQPPVLSDDNDSALLSAVLSVDPEDMAARHAIDWMRAELPAAAGERAVIDVGGPTALIKDFDDRVSATQPLVFVFVALIAFVMLLVSIRSVVLAFKGVLMTVLSVAAAYGSLVVVFQWGWLEQLGFARISSLDSTIPPLVLAMTFGLSMDYEIFLLTRIRERFLQTNNTRDAVAYGVSTSARTITSAALIMIAVFIGFAFAGMPLVAQLGVACAVAIAVDATVVRLVLVPALMAMFDQWNWWLPRWLDRVLPEVDFEKPLPKIEVTDLVIIPDNIAALGPSGSDLRMMVRTAARMKTLAPQTISVADPLAFSGCTRPTTRLSAQRKSKPGKPGLHPVTMWRSRLSVAVDALQTEAESEQAPVERRGPVETTNVQLPTGDRLQIPTGAETLRLKGYLIMCRNTAKDYEEFAELVELMDSHTAALVLAGMDRYYCGQDPRNRWVATQLVRRLADPQPSDEHDVRMSSPDAAEDWEKVRQRCLSVAVAMLEEAK; the protein is encoded by the coding sequence ATGATGCGCTTGAGCAGCACTTTGCGCAGGTTCCGCTGGGCGGTGTTCGCGACGTGGTTGCTGCTCCTGGTGCCTTCGATCTACCTCGCTCTCAACCAGTCGTCGAATCTGACCGGCGGCGGGTTCGAGGTCGAGGGTTCTCAATCGCTGCACGTCCAGCGCCAACTCGAAGAGCATTTCCCCGACCAGGGCGCATCCCCGTTGGCTTTGGTCGCCGCGCCGCGCGCCGACGCGTCCTACGAGGACATGAACGCCGCCGTCGTCCACCTCGAGAAGATCGCGGCCGAGGTACCCAGCGTCAAGATCGTCCCCAATCCCCAGCAACCGGCACCGCAGCCCGACCGTCCGTACGTGATCACGCTGCAACTCGACTTCAACAACACCGGCGCGGTCGACGTCGCCAAGCAACTGCGCCAGAAGGTCGGGATCAACGGCGAGGAACCGGGCCAGAGCGAGAACGGCAAGGTCAAGTTCTACGTCATCGGGCAGGGCGCACTCGGCGCCGCGGCGACGCAGGCCACCAAGCACGACATCGCCGCGGCCGAGAAGTGGAACATGCCGATCGTCCTGATCGTGCTGCTCGCCGTCTTCGGGTCACTGGCCGCCGCGGCCCTGCCGCTGATGCTCGGCATCTGCACGGTCGTGGTGACCATGGGCCTGGTCTATCTGCTGTCGATGTTCACCACGATGAGCGTGTTCGTGACGTCGACGGTGTCGATGTTCGGCATCGCCGTCGCGATCGACTACTCGCTGTTCATCCTGATGCGGTTCCGGGAGGAACTGCGCGCGGGCCGGGACCAGCAGGATGCGATCGATGCCGCGATGGCCACCTCCGGGCTCGCGGTGGCGCTGTCGGGCCTGACGGTGATCGCGTCGGTCACCGGCATCTACCTCATCAACACCCCGGTTCTGGTGTCGATGGCCACCGGCGCGATCCTGGCGGTAGCGATCGCCGTGCTGACGTCGACGACGCTGACGCCCGCCGTGCTGGCGACGTTCGGAAAGGCCGCCGCGAAGCGGTCGTCGTATCTGCACTGGTCGCGGCGGGCGGAGGCGACGCAGTCCCGCTTCTGGACGCGATGGACCGGCGCGGTGATGCGCCGGCCGTGGGCGTCGGCGACCGCGGCGACCATCCTGCTGCTGGTGCTGGCCGCCCCGGCGTTCGACATGGTGCTGGGCAACAGCATGCAGCGGCAGTTCGAGCCCACCCACGAGATCCGCGGCGGCGTCAACGCGGCCGCGGACGCGCTCGGGCCCGGTGCGCTCGGCCCGGTGCGGGTGCTGGTCACGTTCCCCGGGGACGGCGACGCGTCCGGGCCTACGGAAACCGCCGCCGTCGAGGCCGTGCGCCAGCAGATGACCAAGGCACCCAACGTCATCTCGGTGCAACCGCCGGTGCTCTCCGACGACAACGACAGCGCGCTGCTGTCCGCGGTGCTGTCGGTGGACCCCGAGGACATGGCCGCGCGTCACGCCATCGATTGGATGCGCGCGGAACTGCCTGCCGCTGCGGGCGAGCGCGCGGTGATCGACGTGGGCGGTCCCACGGCGCTGATCAAGGACTTCGACGACCGGGTGTCGGCCACCCAACCGCTGGTGTTCGTGTTCGTCGCGCTGATCGCGTTCGTCATGTTGCTGGTCTCGATCCGCTCGGTGGTGCTGGCGTTCAAGGGCGTCCTGATGACCGTGCTGTCGGTGGCCGCCGCGTACGGCAGTCTCGTGGTGGTCTTCCAGTGGGGCTGGCTCGAGCAGTTGGGGTTCGCCAGGATCAGCTCGCTCGACAGCACGATCCCGCCGTTGGTGCTGGCCATGACCTTCGGCCTGTCGATGGACTACGAGATCTTTCTGCTGACCCGCATCCGGGAACGGTTCCTGCAGACCAACAACACGCGCGATGCCGTCGCGTACGGCGTGAGCACCAGTGCCCGCACGATCACCAGCGCGGCGCTGATCATGATCGCGGTGTTCATCGGCTTCGCGTTCGCCGGCATGCCCCTGGTCGCCCAGCTCGGTGTCGCATGCGCGGTCGCCATCGCGGTCGACGCCACGGTGGTGCGGCTGGTGCTGGTGCCTGCGCTCATGGCGATGTTCGACCAGTGGAACTGGTGGCTGCCGCGCTGGCTCGACCGCGTGCTGCCCGAGGTGGACTTCGAGAAGCCGCTGCCCAAGATCGAGGTCACCGACCTGGTCATCATCCCCGACAACATCGCCGCGCTCGGACCCAGCGGCAGCGACCTGCGCATGATGGTGCGCACCGCTGCTCGGATGAAAACCCTTGCGCCGCAGACGATCAGCGTCGCCGATCCGTTGGCCTTCAGCGGCTGCACCAGGCCCACGACGCGGCTGTCCGCACAGCGCAAGTCGAAGCCGGGCAAGCCAGGGTTGCATCCCGTGACGATGTGGCGAAGCCGGTTGTCGGTCGCGGTGGATGCGCTGCAGACCGAGGCCGAATCCGAGCAGGCCCCGGTGGAACGCCGCGGCCCGGTCGAGACCACGAACGTGCAGTTGCCCACGGGCGATCGGCTGCAGATCCCCACCGGCGCGGAAACGCTGCGCCTCAAGGGCTATCTGATCATGTGCCGTAACACCGCCAAGGACTACGAGGAATTCGCCGAATTGGTGGAGTTGATGGATTCTCACACGGCAGCTCTGGTGCTGGCGGGCATGGACCGGTATTACTGTGGGCAAGACCCAAGAAACCGATGGGTGGCCACGCAGCTGGTACGCCGGCTGGCCGACCCACAGCCGTCCGATGAACACGATGTCCGAATGTCGAGTCCCGACGCGGCTGAGGATTGGGAAAAGGTCAGGCAGCGTTGCCTGTCGGTCGCGGTAGCAATGCTGGAGGAGGCGAAGTGA
- a CDS encoding M13 family metallopeptidase, whose amino-acid sequence MTVEATRGAAEAIGKSGIDLTHVDPQTRPQDDLFGHVNGRWLTEYEIPADRATDGAFRLLYDRAEEQIRDLITEAAASGAAEGTDEQRIGDLYASFMDSETIAERGLQPLLDELALIDAAPDADALAAVLGGLQRTGVGGGAGVYVDTDSKDSTRYLLHMGQSGIGLPDESYFRDEQHAEILAGYPVHIAKMFGLVYGDDFAGADTAARIVALESKIAAAHWDVVKRRDADLTYNLRRFADLPAEAPGFDWAGWIRGLGTTPDTVAEVVVRQPDYLTAFAALWASEDLEDWKAWARWRVIHARAGLLTDELVAEDFAFYGRTLSGTEQIRDRWKRAVSVVENLMGDALGKLYVQRHFPPEAKARMDELVANLREAYRVSINELDWMTPETRAKALAKLDKFTPKIGYPARWRDYSAVVIKRDDLYGNYRRGYIVNSDRELNKLGGPVDRDEWFMTPQTVNAYYNPGMNEIVFPAAILQPPFFDAEADDAANYGGIGAVIGHEIGHGFDDQGAKYDGDGNLVDWWTDADRAEFGARTKALIEQYEQFTPRGLDPSHHVNGAFTVGENIGDLGGLSIALLAYKLSLKGGKAPVIDGLTGVQRVFFGWAQVWRTKSREAEAIRRLAVDPHSPPEFRCNGVVRNLDDFYEAFDVGADDGLYLEPERRVRIWN is encoded by the coding sequence GTGACGGTTGAAGCAACTCGCGGCGCAGCGGAGGCGATCGGAAAGTCGGGTATCGACCTGACCCACGTCGACCCGCAGACCCGCCCCCAAGACGACCTGTTCGGCCACGTCAACGGGCGCTGGCTGACCGAATACGAGATTCCCGCGGACCGGGCGACCGACGGCGCGTTCCGCCTGCTCTACGACCGCGCCGAGGAGCAGATCCGCGATCTGATCACCGAAGCCGCGGCATCCGGCGCCGCCGAGGGCACCGACGAGCAGCGCATCGGCGATCTGTACGCGAGCTTCATGGACTCCGAGACCATCGCCGAGCGTGGCCTGCAGCCCCTGCTCGACGAGCTGGCGTTGATCGACGCGGCACCCGACGCCGACGCACTCGCGGCCGTGCTGGGCGGTCTGCAGCGCACCGGCGTCGGCGGCGGCGCCGGCGTGTACGTCGACACCGATTCGAAGGACTCGACGCGCTACCTGCTGCACATGGGCCAGTCCGGCATCGGGCTGCCCGACGAGTCGTACTTCCGCGACGAGCAGCACGCCGAGATCCTGGCCGGCTATCCGGTGCACATCGCCAAGATGTTCGGCCTGGTCTACGGCGACGACTTTGCGGGAGCCGACACCGCGGCGCGCATCGTCGCCCTTGAGTCCAAGATCGCTGCCGCGCACTGGGATGTGGTCAAGCGCCGCGACGCCGACCTCACCTACAACCTGCGCCGGTTCGCCGATCTGCCCGCCGAGGCACCCGGATTCGATTGGGCCGGCTGGATCCGGGGACTCGGCACGACGCCGGACACCGTGGCCGAGGTCGTGGTCCGCCAGCCCGACTACCTGACGGCGTTCGCCGCGCTGTGGGCGTCGGAGGATCTCGAGGATTGGAAGGCGTGGGCCCGCTGGCGCGTCATCCATGCCCGGGCGGGGCTGCTCACCGACGAGCTGGTCGCCGAGGACTTCGCGTTCTACGGCCGCACGCTGTCGGGTACCGAGCAGATCCGGGACCGGTGGAAGCGGGCGGTTTCGGTGGTCGAGAACCTCATGGGCGATGCGCTCGGCAAGCTCTACGTGCAGCGGCACTTCCCGCCGGAGGCCAAGGCGCGTATGGACGAGCTCGTGGCCAACCTGCGGGAGGCCTACCGGGTCAGCATCAACGAGCTGGACTGGATGACGCCAGAGACCAGGGCCAAGGCGCTGGCCAAACTGGACAAGTTCACGCCGAAGATCGGCTATCCGGCCCGCTGGCGGGACTACTCCGCGGTGGTGATCAAGCGCGACGACCTGTACGGCAACTACCGCCGGGGCTACATCGTGAACTCCGACCGCGAGCTGAACAAGCTGGGCGGTCCGGTCGACCGCGACGAATGGTTCATGACGCCGCAGACCGTCAATGCCTACTACAACCCGGGCATGAACGAAATCGTGTTTCCCGCGGCGATTCTGCAGCCGCCGTTCTTCGACGCCGAGGCCGACGACGCGGCCAACTACGGCGGGATCGGTGCGGTGATCGGCCACGAGATCGGGCACGGTTTCGACGATCAGGGCGCCAAGTACGACGGTGACGGCAACCTCGTCGACTGGTGGACCGACGCCGACCGCGCCGAATTCGGTGCACGCACAAAGGCTTTGATCGAGCAGTACGAGCAGTTCACGCCGCGCGGGCTCGATCCGTCGCACCATGTCAACGGCGCGTTCACGGTCGGCGAGAACATCGGCGACCTCGGCGGGCTGTCCATCGCGCTGCTCGCCTACAAGCTTTCGCTCAAGGGCGGAAAGGCCCCGGTGATCGACGGCCTGACCGGCGTGCAGCGGGTGTTCTTCGGCTGGGCGCAGGTGTGGCGCACCAAATCCCGTGAGGCCGAGGCCATCCGCCGGCTCGCGGTAGATCCGCACTCGCCGCCGGAGTTCCGGTGCAACGGCGTGGTGCGCAACCTCGACGATTTCTATGAGGCGTTCGACGTCGGCGCCGACGACGGGTTGTATCTGGAGCCCGAGCGCCGGGTCCGCATCTGGAACTGA
- a CDS encoding CoA-binding protein: MTDALTRQRILREARSVAIVGASANTSRASYFVWTYLKSTSDYDIYLVNPTISEIDGTPVYPSLAELPVAPDLVDVFRRREDLPGVLQETIAVGAKTLWLQLGLRHDDVVRDGEAAGLQVVQDRCVKIEHARFAGGLHLAGFNTGVIDSRRPQRV, encoded by the coding sequence ATGACTGACGCCCTGACCCGCCAGCGCATCCTGCGCGAGGCCCGTTCGGTGGCCATCGTCGGCGCCTCGGCCAACACATCGCGCGCCAGCTACTTCGTGTGGACCTACCTGAAGTCGACGAGCGACTACGACATCTATCTGGTGAACCCCACGATCAGCGAGATCGACGGCACTCCGGTGTATCCCAGCCTCGCCGAGCTGCCCGTGGCGCCCGATCTGGTCGACGTGTTCCGTCGCCGTGAGGATCTGCCGGGCGTACTGCAGGAGACCATCGCGGTGGGCGCCAAGACACTGTGGCTGCAGTTGGGACTGCGCCACGACGACGTGGTCCGCGACGGCGAAGCCGCCGGACTTCAGGTGGTACAGGACCGCTGCGTGAAGATCGAGCACGCCCGGTTCGCCGGTGGCCTGCACCTGGCCGGGTTCAACACCGGTGTGATCGACTCCCGCAGGCCCCAGAGGGTCTGA